The genomic window GTCTCGGCTATACAGGAAAGTCCGTCTCTCCGGTTAGCGGATATTCCTATTCGGGGAGGTTGAAGGCTTTCTTTAGCCGGTATATAATTATCAACTTCTTTGTATAGGGCCTCTAGATTCGGACGACGGACTTTCATGATTTTAAGCATCTATGTTAGCATATGTAGCGTTTTCCTCGATAAACTCGCGGCGAGGGCCTACGTCTTCACCCATCAACATGGCGAAGATTTGGTCAGCCTCGGCTGCGTTGTCGATCGTGATCTGCTTTAACGTACGGTTTTCCGGGTTCATGGTCGTATCCCACAATTGATGGTCGTTCATTTCTCCCAAACCTTTGTATCGTTGTGTATGGATCGAGTTCTCGTTGCCTCCTCCATATTTTAAGATGAACTGCTGACGTTGTTGCTCGGTCCAGCAGTATTCCTCAACCTTACCTTTCTTACACAAATAGAGGGGAGGAGTCGCCAGATACACATATCCGTTCTCGATCAAGGAACGCATACGGCGGAAGAAGAAGGTCAAGATCAATGTGGCGATGTGGCTACCGTCCACATCGGCATCGGTCATGATAATCACCTTGTGGTAACGCAGCTTCTCCATGTTCAACGCTTTCGGGTCATCCTCCGTACCGACGGTTACGCCCATCGCGCGATAGATGTTCTGGATTTCCTCGCTTTCGAAGATCTTATGATCCATCGCTTTCTCCACGTTCAAGATCTTACCGCGCAATGGTAGGATCGCTTGGAAGTTACGGTCGCGTCCTTGCTTAGCCGTACCACCTGCGGAGTCTCCTTCGACAAGGAACAATTCGCAGATCGACGCGTCTTTAGAGGAACAGTCCGCCAATTTACCGGGAAGCCCACCTCCTGTCAGCGGAGATTTGCGTTGTACCAATTCGCGAGCCTTACGAGCGGCATGACGGGCTTGAGCGGCCAAGATCACCTTGTCGACGATTATTTTCGCCTCTTTCGGATGTTCTTCCAAATAATAGCCTAACGCCTCACCGATCGCCATATCCACTGCACCGGTAACCTCGCTATTACCCAGCTTCGTCTTTGTCTGTCCCTCGAACTGAGGTTCGGCTACCTTGATAGAGATAACGGCGGTCAAACCTTCACGGAAGTCATCCCCTTGAATCTCCACCTTGGCTTTCTCCAATAATTTAGAATCCTCGGCGTACTTTTTCAACGTACGGGTCAGGCCACGGCGGAAACCGGCTAAGTGTGTACCACCTTCTATCGTGTTAATATCATTTACGTAAGAGAATACGCTCTCATTGTAAGAAGTATTATAAGTTAACGCCACCTCGACAGGGATACCCTGCTTCTCGGTAACGATATGGATTACGTCTGGAATCAGTTTCTCTTTAGAACGGTCGATATAGCGGACAAACTCTTTCAATCCCTCATCCGAATGGAATACCTCGGACTTGAATGAACCGTCTTCTTTCAGAACTCGCTTATCTGTCAGACGTAGCGTAATACCAGCGTTCAAGAACGCTAATTCACGCAAACGGGTAGCCAAGATATCATACTTGTATTCCGTGACCGTAAAGATAGAACCGTCCGGCTTGAAAGAGATCGTAGTACCTGTTTTATCCGTATTATCGATAACCTGTACGTCGTGCAACGGCTTTCCGCAAGAGAACTCCTGCATATGTACTTTACCGTTCCTGCGAACTTCCGCTTTCAGATAAGTAGAGAGGGCGTTTACGCAAGATACACCCACACCGTGCAAACCACCGGATACTTTATAGGTTCCCTTGTCGAACTTACCGCCGGCGTGCAGCACCGTCAATACTACCTCCAAAGCTGATTTACCTTCTTTCTCATGAATATCCACGGGGATACCACGGCCGTCGTCGGTAACCGTGATCGAGTTGTCCTCATTGATTACCACGTCGATGTATGTACAATATCCGGCTAGCGCTTCGTCTATGGAGTTATCTACGACCTCATACACTAAGTGATGGAGACCTTTCTCGCTGGTATCGCCAATATACATGGATGGCCTTTTTCGTACTGCCTCTAACCCTTCAAGTACTTGAATACTATCTGCGGAGTACTCTGTAGAAGTATTCTTAATTTCTTCACTCATGAGTTTATCTTTCTTTAAAATCTGTAATTATCTATGTCCTCAAAAAAAATCTAACAAATGTAGTGATTTTTATCGAGATAGCGAAGTGGGGGATGTGAAAATAGCGAAAAAAGGACGGGTATAATAAAAAAGGAGAGAGATAAGCCATGAACTTATCTCTCTCCTTTTGGTTGGTAGCCCATAGGGGAATCGAACCCCTCTTTCAAGAATGAAAATCTTGCGTCCTAGCCGATAGACGAATGGGCCATTAGGTTTAAAAAAGCCGGGCTTATTGAGAGTCCGGCTTTATACTTGTAAAAGTAATTACCTTCTGCTTATGCTAGCGCATTAACGTGCTTAGCCAACTTAGATTTCAGATTACCGGCCTTGTTCTTGTGGATAACGTTCTTTTTTGCAAGCTTATCCAACATAGAGCATACCTTAGGGAATAAAGCTTGTGCCTCATTCTTGTCTTCAGTAGCGCGCAAAACTTTCATAGCGTTTCTAGCTGTCTTTGCGTAATATCTGTTACGCAAACGTCTTGCGTTTGTCTGTCTGATTCTCTTGATTGATGACTTATGATTTGCCATTTCTAGATCTTCTCTTTATTGTTTTTTAATCCTGTTTATTGTAGCCCATAGGGGAATCGAACCCCTCTTTCAAGAATGAAAATCTTGCGTCCTAGCCGATAGACGAATGGGCCAAAATGTCAAAGCTCTCACTTATAGCGTTCTAAGAAAGTGATTTCCCGATTGCGAGTGCAAAGATAGACGATCTCTCTGAACTGGCAAAACATTTCGAAGGAAAATTTAATGCTACTCACTGTTTTAACTTCTCTTTAGAACTTATATCTTCCAGATGAATTTCCAAGGCTTTAACGGAAATATTTATTTCCCAGATACATACACATAACGACGCCGCTAATAGCAATAAGGCTATGCCAAATATCCATGCGGCGAAAACCTGCCACGATACATAAATGAAGAACATAGCGATCACGCAGAGCAGCAAACTGAGTATTCCTAATATTTGCATGGAACGGGTCAGATAGAGCCTTTTCCGCAGGTTCGCTATCTGGGCGATATCCTTGGGGTCATGGGTTTGCTGATGCTTTTCTTTCAAGGCACGCACTACGCTGGCGTATGAAAGGAAGCGATTCGT from Parabacteroides distasonis ATCC 8503 includes these protein-coding regions:
- the gyrB gene encoding DNA topoisomerase (ATP-hydrolyzing) subunit B produces the protein MSEEIKNTSTEYSADSIQVLEGLEAVRKRPSMYIGDTSEKGLHHLVYEVVDNSIDEALAGYCTYIDVVINEDNSITVTDDGRGIPVDIHEKEGKSALEVVLTVLHAGGKFDKGTYKVSGGLHGVGVSCVNALSTYLKAEVRRNGKVHMQEFSCGKPLHDVQVIDNTDKTGTTISFKPDGSIFTVTEYKYDILATRLRELAFLNAGITLRLTDKRVLKEDGSFKSEVFHSDEGLKEFVRYIDRSKEKLIPDVIHIVTEKQGIPVEVALTYNTSYNESVFSYVNDINTIEGGTHLAGFRRGLTRTLKKYAEDSKLLEKAKVEIQGDDFREGLTAVISIKVAEPQFEGQTKTKLGNSEVTGAVDMAIGEALGYYLEEHPKEAKIIVDKVILAAQARHAARKARELVQRKSPLTGGGLPGKLADCSSKDASICELFLVEGDSAGGTAKQGRDRNFQAILPLRGKILNVEKAMDHKIFESEEIQNIYRAMGVTVGTEDDPKALNMEKLRYHKVIIMTDADVDGSHIATLILTFFFRRMRSLIENGYVYLATPPLYLCKKGKVEEYCWTEQQRQQFILKYGGGNENSIHTQRYKGLGEMNDHQLWDTTMNPENRTLKQITIDNAAEADQIFAMLMGEDVGPRREFIEENATYANIDA
- the rpsT gene encoding 30S ribosomal protein S20, with product MANHKSSIKRIRQTNARRLRNRYYAKTARNAMKVLRATEDKNEAQALFPKVCSMLDKLAKKNVIHKNKAGNLKSKLAKHVNALA
- a CDS encoding DUF2721 domain-containing protein; translation: MLDLTTPSLLFSAISLILLAYTNRFLSYASVVRALKEKHQQTHDPKDIAQIANLRKRLYLTRSMQILGILSLLLCVIAMFFIYVSWQVFAAWIFGIALLLLAASLCVCIWEINISVKALEIHLEDISSKEKLKQ